GCCAGAGCGGCACCGTGCCGGGCACGCCGTACGGGATCCGCGCCATCATTACTACCGGCGACGTGAAGGGGATGATGCTGCCCCACACGGCCAGGGGGCTCGTCGGGTTCACCACCGCTTGTATCATAATGATGATCGCTACGATGATGGGCAGCGTAATGGGGAAAGTAAGCGACTGCGCATCGTTGGGATCCTCGTTCACCAGGCTGCCCACCGCCGCGAACAACGCCGCGTAAAAGAGGTAACCGCCCAGGAAATAGAAGAGGAACAACGGCAACAGCGACCACCAGTCGATGCTGTTGATGACCACTTCTATCTGCTCCCTGAATTTGGCGCTGGCGCTGGCCGACATGTCACCCGCTCCGCTCATATCCGCGTCGCCGCCCAGTAATGGCAGCAACAGCAGGCGCAGACAGATGATGATACCCGTCCAGATGATGAACTGAACCAGGCCCACGCCCGCGATACCCACGATTTTGCCCATCATCAGCTGGAACGGCTTCACGCTGGACACCATCACTTCTGCGATGCGGTTGGTTTTTTCTTCCATCACACCCCGCATTACCATCATACCAAACACGAGCAACACGATATAAATAAGAAACCCGGCGACCCAGCCAACGATGTAGGCCACGGTGGAGCTGCCTTTCTTCTCGGCGTCTCCCGCGAGGTTTTCGATGCTGATATCGGCACGGATGTCGTCCAGTTTTGATTTATCGATGCCGGCCGCTTCCATGCGCTTGTCTTCCACCACGCTTTCCAGCCGCTTTTCCATGCTGCCCCTCAGCGAGAAGGGCATCTGGCCTTTGCTGTAGTAAACGAAGGCGGGCAGGCGGTTCAGGTCCAATTTCGGGATGTGCAACAGGCCGGTATACCCCTGGTTGCGATAAGATTTCTTGAAAGTGTCCACTTTCGCGTCGACAAATGTATAATGAATGCCTTTTTCGTCGGGGAGTTTGCCGGCGAAGTAGCCGCTTTCATCCACCACGGCCACTTTCTCATCGTTGTCGGAGCTGATGAACACGCCCGGCAAAATGATCATGGCGGCGAAAAAGACGGGCAACAGCAAGGTGGTCACGATGAACGACTTCTTGCGTACCCGGGTGAGGAATTCTCTTTTAATGATGATCCAGATTTTATTCATGGGACTCGGAGTTAGAATTTGGGTGATATGCAACGTAAACGGAATCGGGTTCCAGGTATTTATCTTTGAGTTTCGACCGGAAGAAGGCTTCATTGCGGCGTTGTTTCATGCCGGTGGTATCGAAGGCGCCGTTCCGGAAAAGGAAGATGGCGTAATCGTTGAAAGACTCCTCGCGGCCGGTGGTATCCTCGAGATCCAGATGGCTTTCAAGTACCGCCATTCTCACTTCCAGTTCTTTTTCCCCGGAATTGAGCCAGCTGTAGGTATATTGGGCATCGCCCGCGTCGCCCCAGTTGTCGGCCACCATGATGTGGTCGTGTATTTGTGCGGTGGGTTTGTGCCATGCCCAGAGGAAGATGCGGGTGCTGGCGTATTCGCCGGGCCCTCTGACCAGCAACATTTCGTAATCACCCTGTGTGAAGCGGCCGACGGCATGATAGCCGCCGTGCGGGTTATCGGGTGATGCGTACTCGTAGATATGCATCCGTTCGGCGGGAAGCGTTTTCAGGTAGATGCTGTCGATCCATTTGCCCACCATGCCCAACATCGTGCCGTTGGAGTCATATCTTGGCGATTCGATGGCTATTTCGTTCGGCTGTATTTGCGGGAACAGCTGCAGGAAGGCTTCGCCCTGCGCCAGCCGGAGGGCTTCCGAACTGTCTGCCGGCGCGGCCGTGCTGTCTGCATTGTGCTGCGTACCGGAAGCGCCTGCGCATCCGGCGGCGAAAATCATGAATAAGAATATGCAGTATTTCATGGGTATCAGTTGGCCGCCACCTCCATATCCGTCGTTTTCACCTGCTGGATGAATACCTCGTGGATGGTGGGGAGGATTTCTTCGAAGTAATTGATTTGAATGCCCTGATGAATGAAGTGCCCGAGAATGTCGTTGGTGCTGCTATGCTCGTTGATCTTCACTGTGAAGCCTTTTTCATGCGTTTTCACGATGGTGAAGTGATAAGTGGCCATCTGCGCGGGGTTCGGCATTGTATCCAGCCCGATGCGGTAGAGGTGATGTTTGAAATCCTGGCGGATTTGCTTCACGGGGCCGTCGAGGACCTTCCTGCCCTTGTTCACCAACACGATATGATCGCAGATTTCTTCCACCTGTTCCATGCGGTGGGTGGAGAAGATGATGGTGGTGCCGGATTTGGCGAGCTGGAAGATCTCGTCCTGGATCAGTTGCGAGTTGATGGGATCGAGGCCGGAGAAAGGTTCGTCGAGGATGAGCAGTTTGGGTTGATGCATGATGGTGGAGATGAACTGCACCTTTTGCTGCATGCCTTTGGAAAGCTCTTCGATTTTCTTGTTGGCCCAGGAAGTGATTTCGAACCGGCTGAACCAGTAGTCGATCTTCTGGCGGGCTTCCTGCGCCGAAAGGCCTTTGAGCTGCGCCAGGTACATAACCTGTTCGCCGACTTTCATCTTTTTATACAGCCCGCGCTCTTCCGGCATGTACCCGATATATTGTATATCGTTGCGGGGATCGAAAGGGCGGCCGTCGAAAAGAATCTCTCCGGCGTCGGGGTAAAAGATGCCGGTGATCATACGCAGGAGCGTTGTCTTGCCCGCGCCGTTGGGGCCCAGCAGCCCGAAGATGCTGCCCTTCGGGATGGAGAAGCTGATATCGTCCACCGCTTTGTGGGTGGCGTAATACTTCTTGAGGTGTTGGAGTTCCAGTACGTTCATAAGGGTGATTGACAGATGGAAATTACCCATTTACCCTATGCGCACCAAAGAAATGAGAACGAATTTTCATATTGATACACCAACCGGCGGTTTCGCTGGACCAATCCCGGCGATGGCTTCGGCCACGCGTTCGCCGTCCATCGCGGCCGATACGATCCCCCCGGCATAGCCTGCGCCCTCGCCGCAGGGATAAAGTCCTTTCACCTGCGGGTGTTGCAGGTCATGATCGTTGCGCGGGATGCGCACGGGGCTGGAGGTCCGCGATTCCGTGGCTACCAGGATCGCGTCTTCCGTAAAATACCCCCTGATCTTCTTCCCGAAAGCCTTGAAAGCCTCTCCCAGCCTGGAGTGTACGGCAGCGGGCAAAACGGTCCGCAGATCCGTGGGGCGGACGCCGGGGATATACGAGCATTCGGGCAGCGTAGCGGAGACTTTCCCTTTCACGAAATCGGTCATCCGTTGCGCCGGGGCAACGAATCTGCCGCCGCCGGCTTCGAAGGCCGTGCGCTCCACATGTTGCTGGTACAGCATGGCGGCGAGGGGACCGGCTTTGGCGAATGGCGCGAAATCCTCCTCATCCACCGTTACGACCATGCCGGAGTTGGCGTAGGGGTTGTTGCGCTTCGAGGGGGACCACCCGTTCACCACGAGTTCTCCCGGCGAAGTAGCAGCAGGTGCGATGATGCCGCCGGGGCACATGCAGAAGGAGAATACGCCGCGGCCGTTCACCTGTTCCACCAGGCTGTAGCTGGCGGGAGGGAGGTAATCGCCGCGGAGGGCGCAATGGTACTGGGCGCTGTCGATCAGCGACTGCGGATGTTCCACACGCACGCCCAGGGCGAAGGGCTTGCGTTCGATGTGTATATTTTTCGCATGGAGCAGCCCGAAGATGTCGCGGGCGGAGTGGCCGGTGGCGAGGATGACGTGCTTCGCATGGAAATCGTCGCCCGTGGCGGTTTTTACGCCGGTGATCTGGTTATTCTCCAGGATGAATCCGGAAACTTTCTGTTCGAAGTGCACGGCTCCCCCGCTGTTATTGATCTGATCGCGCATGGCGGTGATGATGTGGGGGAGCTTGTTGGTACCGATGTGCGGGTGCGCGTCGGTAGTGATGGCATCATCTGCGCCAAATTGGCGGAAGATGTGCAGGATGCGTTGTATGTTGCCGCGTTTGTTGGAGCGGGTGTAAAGTTTACCATCGGAGTAGGTGCCGGCGCCGCCTTCACCG
Above is a genomic segment from Chitinophaga pollutisoli containing:
- a CDS encoding FAD-dependent protein encodes the protein MVKQISLKLLPQEAAQHRAITRHAAESLGAKPSDITGFNIVKRSIDARSRQPYFMLTIEVYLNEPFQPKKLETFHYEPLPPGAQPVIVIGAGPAGLFAALRLIELGLRPIVLERGKDVRARRRDLAALNKTGIVNPESNYCFGEGGAGTYSDGKLYTRSNKRGNIQRILHIFRQFGADDAITTDAHPHIGTNKLPHIITAMRDQINNSGGAVHFEQKVSGFILENNQITGVKTATGDDFHAKHVILATGHSARDIFGLLHAKNIHIERKPFALGVRVEHPQSLIDSAQYHCALRGDYLPPASYSLVEQVNGRGVFSFCMCPGGIIAPAATSPGELVVNGWSPSKRNNPYANSGMVVTVDEEDFAPFAKAGPLAAMLYQQHVERTAFEAGGGRFVAPAQRMTDFVKGKVSATLPECSYIPGVRPTDLRTVLPAAVHSRLGEAFKAFGKKIRGYFTEDAILVATESRTSSPVRIPRNDHDLQHPQVKGLYPCGEGAGYAGGIVSAAMDGERVAEAIAGIGPAKPPVGVSI
- a CDS encoding ABC transporter permease, whose protein sequence is MNKIWIIIKREFLTRVRKKSFIVTTLLLPVFFAAMIILPGVFISSDNDEKVAVVDESGYFAGKLPDEKGIHYTFVDAKVDTFKKSYRNQGYTGLLHIPKLDLNRLPAFVYYSKGQMPFSLRGSMEKRLESVVEDKRMEAAGIDKSKLDDIRADISIENLAGDAEKKGSSTVAYIVGWVAGFLIYIVLLVFGMMVMRGVMEEKTNRIAEVMVSSVKPFQLMMGKIVGIAGVGLVQFIIWTGIIICLRLLLLPLLGGDADMSGAGDMSASASAKFREQIEVVINSIDWWSLLPLFLFYFLGGYLFYAALFAAVGSLVNEDPNDAQSLTFPITLPIIVAIIIMIQAVVNPTSPLAVWGSIIPFTSPVVMMARIPYGVPGTVPLWQLGLSMFSLIAGFLGTTWVAAKIYRTGILMYGKKVTLGEVGKWIFKKS
- a CDS encoding ABC transporter ATP-binding protein; its protein translation is MNVLELQHLKKYYATHKAVDDISFSIPKGSIFGLLGPNGAGKTTLLRMITGIFYPDAGEILFDGRPFDPRNDIQYIGYMPEERGLYKKMKVGEQVMYLAQLKGLSAQEARQKIDYWFSRFEITSWANKKIEELSKGMQQKVQFISTIMHQPKLLILDEPFSGLDPINSQLIQDEIFQLAKSGTTIIFSTHRMEQVEEICDHIVLVNKGRKVLDGPVKQIRQDFKHHLYRIGLDTMPNPAQMATYHFTIVKTHEKGFTVKINEHSSTNDILGHFIHQGIQINYFEEILPTIHEVFIQQVKTTDMEVAAN